In Alosa alosa isolate M-15738 ecotype Scorff River chromosome 19, AALO_Geno_1.1, whole genome shotgun sequence, a genomic segment contains:
- the nkx2.9 gene encoding NK2 transcription factor related, locus 9: MSVSTKFSFTVRSILDLPEDEGNSIPRFRADPVSDAAYSSWMNIDGNHCTSSDEGTPDNTSDSLDPTEASLETESDKKKKRRVLFSKAQTYELERRFRHQRYLSAPEREQLAHLLSLTPTQVKIWFQNHRYKMKRARAEGPSDLGQPAVLQRIMVPVLMRDGKPYQTCFIGAERNGCMVASAAPAPHYSVQGCQSLQHPTPLGLFPRFQHFTHSVPTSHHFVW; the protein is encoded by the exons ATGTCGGTCTCCACAAAATTCAGTTTCACCGTGAGAAGCATTTTGGATTTACCCGAGGACGAGGGGAACAGTATTCCACGTTTCCGGGCGGATCCAGTCTCCGATGCAGCCTACTCGTCATGGATGAATATTGACGGAAACCACTGCACAT CATCAGATGAAGGCACTCCAGATAACACATCTGATTCACTCGATCCGACGGAGGCCTCATTGGAAACTGAGAGCGACAAGAAGAAGAAGCGCCGCGTGCTCTTCTCCAAAGCGCAGACCTATGAGCTCGAGCGGCGTTTCCGCCACCAGCGCTACCTGTCGGCTCCCGAGCGCGAACAACTGGCGCACCTGCTCAGCCTCACTCCGACGCAGGTGAAGATCTGGTTTCAAAATCACCGCTACAAGATGAAGAGAGCCCGTGCCGAGGGACCCTCGGACCTCGGCCAACCAGCGGTGCTGCAGAGGATCATGGTCCCTGTCCTAATGCGAGATGGCAAACCCTACCAGACTTGCTTCATCGGCGCTGAGAGAAACGGATGTATGGTCGCCTCAGCAGCACCTGCCCCTCACTACAGCGTTCAGGGATGCCAGTCTTTACAGCATCCCACGCCGCTCGGCCTATTTCCCAGATTTCAGCACTTTACGCACTCTGTGCCCACTTCACACCATTTCGTTTGGTAA
- the nkx2.1 gene encoding homeobox protein Nkx-2.1 — MSMSPKHTTPFSVSDILSPLEESYKKVSMESNNLGAPLGSYRQPQVSQATMQQHHMGHNGTVSAAYHMTAAGVSQLSHTAMGGYCNGNLGNMSDLPPYQDGMRGSTTATSWYGANPDPRFSTISRFMGSSSGMNMGSMGSLSSLADVGKTMGSLSSTPRRKRRVLFSQAQVYELERRFKQQKYLSAPEREHLASMIHLTPTQVKIWFQNHRYKMKRQAKDKVSQQQMQQDSSCQQQQQSPRRVAVPVLVKDGKPCQGSGHTPTTTVPTHHQQGGNIMIMSNNATGMGQLQNQQVGSAGQSPDLTHHSTSPPSLQTQVASLSHLNSSSSEYGAALPCSALLYGRTW, encoded by the exons ATGTCGATGAGCCCCAAGCATACGACTCCTTTTTCCGTTTCCGATATCTTGAGTCCTCTTGAGGAGAGCTACAAGAAAGTAAGTATGGAGAGTAACAATTTGGGGGCTCCTCTGGGGTCGTACCGGCAGCCGCAAGTCTCACAGGCGACTATGCAGCAGCACCACATGGGTCACAATGGAACGGTATCCGCAGCTTACCACATGACCGCTGCGGGGGTGTCCCAACTCTCGCACACGGCGATGGGGGGCTACtgtaacggaaacctcgggaaTATGAGCGACCTTCCGCCATACCAGGATGGCATGAGAGGCAGCACAACGGCCACCAGCTGGTATGGAGCCAATCCAGACCCACGTTTCTCCACCA TCTCACGGTTCATGGGCTCGTCTTCGGGTATGAACATGGGCAGTATGGGCAGCCTTAGCTCGCTGGCAGATGTGGGCAAGACTATGGGCTCTCTCTCCAGTACCCCGCGGCGGAAGAGACGTGTGTTGTTTTCCCAAGCCCAAGTCTACGAGCTGGAGCGGCGCTTTAAGCAGCAGAAATATCTCTCGGCCCCCGAAAGGGAGCACCTGGCCAGCATGATCCATTTGACGCCCACGCAGGTCAAAATCTGGTTTCAAAACCACAGGTATAAGATGAAGCGACAAGCCAAGGACAAGGTGTCCCAGCAACAGATGCAGCAGGACAGCTCCtgtcagcaacagcagcagtcgCCCCGGCGGGTGGCCGTGCCAGTGTTGGTAAAAGACGGCAAACCGTGTCAAGGCAGCGGGCACACACCAACCACCACTGTGCCTACTCACCACCAGCAAGGTGGCAACATCATGATCATGTCCAATAATGCCACGGGCATGGGTCAACTCCAGAACCAGCAAGTGGGAAGCGCTGGGCAATCCCCCGACCTGACACACCATTCCACTAGCCCACCGTCcctacagacacaggtggccAGTCTGTCGCACCTCAACTCCTCCAGCTCTGAGTACGGAGCGGCCTTGCCCTGTTCGGCCCTGCTCTACGGCAGGACGTGGTGA